A genome region from Anabaena sphaerica FACHB-251 includes the following:
- a CDS encoding S8 family peptidase: protein MKFDIQENFSSPKELNITSVLPVDSFHTQVDSSLSWGSRSSYSQQETNEPTATTNSYNSNNGYGLVNAGTAVSKAAGVSPYPDAPKLGGNNWGADMVNAPTAWQNGHTGQGIIVAVLDTGVDYNHEDLNDNIWTNTKEIAGNGIDDDGNGYIDDIQGWNFDNNNNNVLDNNGHGTHVSGTIAGENNGSGVTGVAFNSKIMAVKVLDQNGSGSYGNIANGIRYAVDNGADVINLSLGGNASNNTLKSAIEYAGNKGVIVVMAAGNDGGSTPSYPARYAYDSGIAVGAVNKSNQLTDFSNRSGSQEIKYVTAPGEDIYSTVPNNQYANYSGTSMAAPHVAGVVALMLSANPNLTEGQVRDIITSTAENDPNPQQPSQPSNPMPSLPFPFPIPIDLLPFGLIDIGSAFPIGFQAQSTIPLPPIVLSVGNNNLKLSFGDFGTKTPNLESLNQQNDDRLVSLVSQSLSRSYGSSVVKYSIASDGDIEEEELFKKR, encoded by the coding sequence ATGAAATTTGATATTCAAGAAAATTTTTCCTCCCCAAAAGAACTCAATATTACTTCTGTCTTACCAGTCGATTCTTTTCATACTCAGGTTGACAGTAGCTTAAGTTGGGGTAGTCGTAGTAGCTATTCACAGCAGGAAACAAATGAACCTACTGCTACCACAAACAGCTATAACTCCAACAATGGTTATGGCTTAGTAAATGCAGGAACAGCAGTCAGTAAAGCAGCTGGTGTGAGTCCATATCCAGATGCTCCTAAGTTGGGTGGAAATAATTGGGGTGCAGATATGGTAAACGCTCCTACAGCTTGGCAGAATGGACATACAGGACAGGGCATTATTGTTGCTGTTTTAGATACTGGAGTTGACTATAACCACGAAGATTTAAATGATAATATCTGGACGAATACCAAAGAAATTGCTGGTAATGGAATAGATGATGATGGAAATGGTTATATTGATGATATTCAAGGTTGGAATTTTGATAATAATAACAATAATGTTCTAGATAATAATGGTCATGGAACTCATGTTTCGGGAACTATTGCGGGAGAAAATAATGGGAGTGGTGTAACTGGTGTTGCCTTTAATTCTAAGATTATGGCAGTCAAAGTTTTAGATCAAAATGGCTCAGGTTCTTATGGAAATATTGCTAACGGTATCCGTTACGCTGTAGATAATGGTGCGGATGTAATTAACCTCAGCCTTGGAGGTAATGCTTCTAACAATACTCTCAAATCAGCTATTGAATATGCCGGCAATAAAGGGGTAATTGTTGTGATGGCCGCAGGTAACGATGGCGGTTCTACACCATCCTATCCGGCTCGCTATGCTTATGATTCAGGAATTGCTGTTGGGGCAGTAAATAAAAGTAATCAACTGACTGATTTTTCTAACCGTTCTGGTTCTCAAGAAATCAAATATGTTACAGCCCCAGGCGAGGATATTTACTCTACAGTTCCAAATAATCAATATGCTAACTACAGTGGCACTTCTATGGCCGCTCCCCATGTTGCTGGTGTAGTGGCGCTCATGCTTAGTGCTAACCCCAACCTGACAGAAGGCCAAGTGCGAGATATTATTACGAGTACGGCTGAAAATGACCCAAATCCTCAACAGCCTAGTCAGCCTTCAAATCCTATGCCTTCTCTGCCGTTTCCATTTCCTATTCCTATTGATTTATTACCCTTCGGTCTGATTGATATCGGTTCAGCATTTCCGATAGGTTTCCAAGCGCAATCAACTATTCCTTTACCACCAATTGTTTTATCTGTTGGTAATAATAATTTAAAGTTAAGCTTTGGTGATTTTGGTACTAAAACGCCAAATTTGGAGAGTTTGAATCAGCAGAATGATGACAGATTAGTTAGTTTAGTTTCTCAGTCTTTATCGCGCTCTTATGGCAGTTCGGTGGTTAAATACTCTATTGCTAGTGATGGGGATATTGAGGAGGAGGAGTTGTTTAAGAAAAGGTAA
- a CDS encoding pentapeptide repeat-containing protein, producing the protein MSAKKTDTTLYWLITIIVIVLLSLILIVFASTNIEKLSLQQQISDKNQALITIALVFLAVAVMLNVYYAARRTQAIEKNAITAEKTLAISIENTKLTQERLIAERFIGGIAQLGHDKVETRTGAIYALERIAQEFPQEHWTIMEILTAFVRENAPIQTERKLQKPEDFMSIDLGKNRDRMRRQQPTNYSLASESFKLRTDIQAALTVISRRNFQQDRENQKLDLRNTDIRRVDLAGAKLQGVDLRGADLSGADLRDADLSQAVLDGAKLIGSILYKANLFKASLRGAIVSRANLNLANLYGVNLRSANLFGASLRSANLQAANLYKANLQQANLKAANLSGAKLFLANLQGAKLGKTNLRSAGLIAANLQGANLNGANLQGANLNAAKLQQTDIYFANLSEASLTEADLHHANLMGANLCKAILDEADLSGANLIGANLSGAHFDDVKLTGAILTGAKNLESEQIIRALGDHTTRLPDYIEAPATWRESV; encoded by the coding sequence ATGTCTGCTAAAAAGACAGACACAACTTTGTATTGGTTGATCACCATCATCGTTATTGTGCTTCTGTCCTTAATACTGATTGTCTTCGCATCTACTAATATTGAGAAGTTATCACTTCAGCAGCAAATATCTGACAAAAATCAAGCATTAATTACTATTGCCTTAGTTTTTCTGGCTGTAGCTGTCATGCTTAATGTTTATTATGCAGCAAGGCGCACACAAGCAATAGAGAAAAATGCAATTACAGCAGAGAAAACTCTAGCAATTAGCATTGAAAATACCAAACTTACCCAAGAAAGACTGATTGCAGAACGGTTTATTGGCGGAATTGCCCAGTTAGGACATGACAAAGTAGAAACGCGCACAGGTGCAATTTATGCTTTAGAAAGAATTGCTCAGGAGTTCCCCCAAGAACATTGGACAATTATGGAAATTCTCACTGCTTTTGTCCGCGAAAATGCACCGATACAAACAGAGAGGAAACTACAAAAACCAGAAGATTTCATGAGCATTGATTTGGGTAAAAATCGTGACAGGATGCGCCGTCAACAGCCAACCAATTATTCTCTAGCATCAGAATCTTTTAAACTTCGTACTGATATTCAAGCAGCATTGACTGTGATCAGTAGACGCAATTTTCAACAGGATCGAGAAAATCAAAAATTGGATTTACGTAATACCGATATTAGACGAGTTGATTTAGCAGGAGCTAAACTGCAAGGGGTAGACTTACGGGGAGCGGATTTGTCTGGTGCAGATTTGCGGGATGCTGATTTAAGTCAAGCAGTTTTGGATGGTGCTAAACTCATCGGTTCGATTCTTTATAAAGCCAACTTGTTTAAAGCTAGTTTGCGGGGAGCTATTGTAAGTCGAGCTAATCTCAATCTTGCTAATTTATATGGAGTAAACTTGCGTTCAGCTAATTTATTTGGTGCAAGTTTGCGTTCAGCCAACTTACAAGCTGCAAACTTGTATAAAGCTAATTTGCAACAAGCAAATCTTAAAGCTGCTAACCTCTCCGGTGCTAAGTTATTTCTAGCTAATTTGCAAGGGGCGAAATTAGGTAAAACTAACTTACGTTCAGCAGGTTTGATTGCTGCGAATTTGCAAGGTGCAAATCTCAATGGTGCTAATCTGCAAGGTGCAAATTTGAATGCTGCCAAATTACAGCAAACAGATATTTATTTTGCTAACCTTAGTGAAGCTAGTTTGACAGAAGCAGATTTACATCATGCTAATTTGATGGGCGCTAATCTTTGTAAAGCGATACTTGATGAAGCTGATCTTTCCGGGGCAAATCTCATAGGTGCTAATTTATCGGGCGCTCATTTTGATGATGTTAAACTGACTGGGGCGATTTTAACCGGGGCGAAAAACCTTGAATCTGAGCAGATAATTAGGGCATTGGGCGATCACACTACTCGTCTTCCTGATTATATAGAAGCGCCAGCTACTTGGCGTGAATCTGTTTAA